CAAGGCCGCCTGGGGGCAGGTGCAGAACCAGTACCAGCGCCGTGCCGACCTGATCCCCAACCTGGTGGAAACCGTGAAGGGTTATGCCAAACACGAGGAGGCCACGCTGACGGCGGTGGTCGAGGCCCGGGCCAAGGCAACGTCGATCCAGGTCGATGCCAGCACCCTCGACAACCCGGAAAAGCTCAAGCAGTTCCAGCAGGCCCAGGATCAGCTGACCGGTGCCTTGAGCCGGTTGATGGTGGTGTCCGAACGATATCCGGACCTGAAGGCCAACCAGAACTTCCTCGCCCTGCAGTCGCAACTTGAAGGCACGGAAAACCGCATCGCCGTGGCCCGCCGGGATTTCATTCTGGCGGTGCAGAAGTACAACACCGAAATCCGCACCTTCCCCGGTCGCCTGTGGCACAGCGTGATGTACAGCGACCTGCCGATCCGCGAGACCTTCGAAGCCACCAGCCCCGGCGCGGACAAGGCGCCGGAAGTGAAGTTCTGACTCGGTGATGCCCATGCGTGTGTTGAAGTTGGGCCTGGTGCTGATGCTGTGGTTGTTCGCCATCAGCGCCCGGGCCGAGTTGACCTTCCCTGCACTGAGCGGGCGGGTGGTGGACGACGCGCAGATGATCGAGCCGGCGGTGCGTGCGCAATTGAGCCAGCAGTTGCAGGCCCACGAGCAGGCGACCGGCGAGCAGCTTGTGGTCGTGACGTTGCCGAATCTGCAAGGCGCCACCATCGAGGATTACGGCGTCGAACTCGGCCGGCACTGGGGCATCGGCCAGAAGGACAAGAACAACGGCGCCTTGCTGATCGTCGCCCGGGACGAGCGCAAGTTGCGCATCGAAGTCGGCTATGGGCTGGAGGATCGCCTGACCGATGCCCAGAGTTCGGTGATCATCCATCAGGTCATCACACCGGCGTTCAAGGCCGGCAATTACAGCAAGGGCATC
This genomic window from Pseudomonas kribbensis contains:
- a CDS encoding LemA family protein — translated: MNVSPVYRSRLQVATLLVLVALLTACGINNIPTLDEQAKAAWGQVQNQYQRRADLIPNLVETVKGYAKHEEATLTAVVEARAKATSIQVDASTLDNPEKLKQFQQAQDQLTGALSRLMVVSERYPDLKANQNFLALQSQLEGTENRIAVARRDFILAVQKYNTEIRTFPGRLWHSVMYSDLPIRETFEATSPGADKAPEVKF
- a CDS encoding TPM domain-containing protein, with product MRVLKLGLVLMLWLFAISARAELTFPALSGRVVDDAQMIEPAVRAQLSQQLQAHEQATGEQLVVVTLPNLQGATIEDYGVELGRHWGIGQKDKNNGALLIVARDERKLRIEVGYGLEDRLTDAQSSVIIHQVITPAFKAGNYSKGISDGVAAMLVVLGGNPLDEPSTVYESSGDPSDDFVSRHPGIFVFLVMLFILTVFVCQMLGILPVGRGGSGGGGGFGGGGFGGGGGGGGFSGGGGSFGGGGSSGGW